A region of the Scatophagus argus isolate fScaArg1 chromosome 19, fScaArg1.pri, whole genome shotgun sequence genome:
TATGATCAGATTTCAACATTATTAAGACAGTAAAAGAATCTCAATTTCTTAATCTTCCCATGTCTGTTGCTGGTACAGTTTGTCATCACTGAGTTTGGTATTTGACTCATGTTATCgcctcctgtgtgtctgtgccaaATGATTCAGTTTACTTTAGTGATAATACATGCATATTTTACAACTTCAAATGTGAACAATTTTTGCccacacattattttttctgtgtgccaGTATCGTTCTTCAGTTGTTTCTAATGAGAGACCATATGCTGCAGCCGCCCAAAGACAAAGTGCTTCACTTCTAGTTgttttcgtttgtttgtttttttgtcaggcAATTAATCACCCTGGTAACCAAGAAAATGGAGCTTGTTCTGGCTGTGTCCATCTGTTCTGAGTTTTATGCTACCATAATCCAGAACAACAAAGTGCAAATTTTTGCAGAATAGCATGATTCTATTgttgaaatgaataaacaataaGTGGTATTAGAAGTAAGTGGCAGAAATGTAAATTATCCTTAACTGGTATGAACATTACATGACAGGCACCAGAAGTTTAtccagctttgtttttttaaacaacaacaacaataataataataataataataataactgatgaagctgcttgggttagcagcgaaacgtcttcaagccaaTCTTCACagtccagatgccttgctttaactcttcgagagaataataataattatttaatatttatttatttgtttaatttttagattttatgcACTGGCCACGCCCCTTTATCAGAGGCCCAGCTTTTAATTGACTTAACcttgactttgatttttttttaatttgatgaaaTATTGTAGGTCAGGCAGAAATGCAAACAGAGACCCAAAGGCAGCTTTGAGGGAGCAGATCAGACCGACACTGAATGTTGCTGGTGTCACAGTTCATTCATGATAATCTGAACTGAATTGCAAAGAACTGCAAAAAATGCAGAAGTACGAAGTAACCTGTCATAAAAATCTGAAAGCTCAAATACAATGTGTTCCAACTCtgaaaaaaaacttaaaacacGCAGAAGCTGAACTGCATGAACTCAAGAAACTACAGAAAGAAATGCACTCCAAGGAACGTTTGAAGATAAACTGTAATACTGTGAAGCTACACGTTGAAATGAATCGGCTGCATTTGGAGACTTTACGTCAGCGTCGCAGACCGCATTCACAAATAACTTGGATGTAAACACAGACCTGCATGAAGGACTCGATCAcgctgagagaggagaaaactTTGATTCAACAAGTTGGGCAACCAGTAGAGGTCCCACGGTTCAaaactactgctactactactactactactactactacactTCAGTAAAGTTAGAAACAAATTGACAGATTTGAATTTCCGGGATCAGtaactcacaaacaaaacattgtagagacacacagaagacaaTCAGCTACAAACCAACTTTTGGCAAAAGGAAAATTTCTGAAAAGATTTCTTATTTTGGGGAATTTGTATTGGGAATATGGCTCAATAGCACAACAAAAATGAGTTGTAGTCACAAAAATAACCTCACAGTTCCATCAGCCCCTCCTTATTACTACCACAATTAGTTTCAAAGAATTTAAATTTTCCTGATTTTTGGGAAATTCCAGTGAGAATATTATTCAATAACTATTCAATAACTTTTTAGGTGTAGAGTTACCCAAATCACCTCACAGTTTCATCTGCtctacagtgcatctggaaagtattcacaccacttcgctttttccacattttgttatgttacagtctcattccaaaacggattaaattacatttctccctcaaaattgatgacaaaatgaatcaagtttgcttgatttttttttgcaattttttcaaaaatgaaaaacaaaaaatgtaacatgtacataagtattcacactctttgccctgacactcagaattgagctcaggtgcatcctgtttccattgatcatccttcagaggttgagtccacctgtggtaagttGAGCTGATTggacatgatttggaaaggcacacaccagtctatataagccctcacagttgacagtgcatgtcagagcacaaaccaagccatgaagtcaaaggaattgtctgtagacctctgagacaggattgttgaggcacagatctggggaaggtacagaaagatttctgctgcattaaaggtcccaaagagcacagtggagCTGGCagcccaactaaactgagtgatcggggtagaagggcctcagtcagggaggtgaccaacaacccaatggtcactctgacagagctccagtgttgctctgtggagaggggagagccTTCAAGAAGagcaaccatttctgcagccctccaccaatcaggcctgtatggcaGAGTGGCCAGACAGAAGCCAGTCCTCAGttaaatgcatatgaaagcccgtctggagtttgccaaaaggcctgaaggactctcagaccacaaGAAGCAAAATTCTCTGGtgtgatgaaacaaagattgaactcatttgcatgaatgacaagcgtcatgtctggaggaaaccaggcactgctcatcacctggccaataccattcctcctgtgaagcatggtggtgggagcatcatgctgtggggatgttctGTGGCAGCAGGAgctgggagactagtaagggttgagggaaagatgactgcagcaatgtacagagacatccttgctgacaacctgttGCAGACAACAACCCTAAGCATACAgtcaacatcacaaaggagtggcttcgggacaactctgtgatgtccccagccagagcccagacttgaaccctattgagcatctctggagagatctgaaaatggctttgcaccaaCACTCCCCATCGAACCCaatggagcttgagaggttctgcatcgaagagtgggagaaacttcCCAAAAATAAGagtgccaagcttataggaccatactcaaaaagacttgaggccttaactgctgccaaaggggcttcaacaaagtactgatcacagggtgtgaatacttatgtacatgttatgtttttggttttttatttttaataaatttgcaaaaaaatcaagcaaacttgcttcactttgtcattatgaggtattttgtgtagaattgtgaggggaaaaatgaatttgatcTATTTTGGAATGAGGCTGTAACataataaaatgtacaaaaaaagaagcagcGTGAATACTTTCTGTAAGTATTCTGTTCAGTTAACTTAAATGTTACAGAAGTAAAGTTAAGATGTAAATGTTAAACTGTACTGAAATTCATGATATCAGTAGCTGAGGTGATTGTAGTTGCTGCAGTTGTTTCTTTGTATATTAATAATTTTTTCACTATAGATTTAGATAAAGCTCAGTAAGGTCATTGGATATCAGCAATATCTAAATACAAacgctttatttatttagttatttagcACTGAACAGTTAGGGAGTAGTGAACCACCTGTCAATAGATGAACTACAGTACATTCATGTTTGCACTGTGATTCAAATAGCTAAATGACCTTTTCTTGCCATGGCTTGTGTTCAGCACAGTCCGACACACGGTGGCGCTGTGGCTCAGCGCTGTCCGCAGTGCTGAACTGGACGACAGCCAAGACCCTGAGAgccagttttcatgttttgtctgtttcagtgcATGTGATGAAACCAACAGCATTGCTGAATTTGAAGAAATCCATTTGGGaagtttttacttttctttttttttattagggTCCCTGATTTATACATGAAACCTGATTTCTGTTGGTTTAATTAAtgaaaaactacaagtgaatgcaGTGTGCTCATTACCAGAGTTTGTACTGGATCACATAAACTCATTATGTCCCAATAAAATGTCCAATATGCAGGTCAGAAGTAACATTGAAATTATGGTTCAACTTAAAGCTGTAATTAGAATCTagcagagatgaaaagagaactAAAATATTACTCTGTCAGTGTGAGGACAGTTGAAACTACAAGTTGCAACTGTCCTCACACTGACAGCCATGAATTTATCTCCCAAAACTGGACAGTTTATCAAGATGTATTTACCCAGCCTACTCCACTGCTACAGAAAATACACtaatcaaaaatcaaatgtaCCTTTAGTGCACACCAAAACGGCGTCCCCTGACAAGCCATGTTGACCAGATTGAGCAGCTGAGGCCACTAACATCTTCCATCCTATCTGCACAATGACTTCCGCTGTCTGGTACATTTGCTTTGGCCTGAAGATAACCACGCCCCCTTCATTTGCATATTAGACattgaaataaatgtggcattatGAACTAAAAGTgccataaaataaatcaatgtagtctcatgaaaaatgtcattttgaaataaataaatatatattaattcattcattttggagCTGATAAACTTCTGAGTATCACCTGCAGCAGTGTGTTCCTGTGGGGTCTGACACATTATGCACCAATGTATTAATCAATAGCACAAGAGACAACGTGGCACACGAACTCAGTGCTAAGTGGAGTGAACAGCAGTGAACAGTGAACTGCTTCAGCGCTGTTTCGGTGCTTCAGCCCGCTTGAGGAGGGGACAAAGAAGGCGTATCTGTTCTGGTCGTGGCCAGCTCTTCTCGTCCTTCCGCGGGCTACGGGTTCCAAGTGGAGGCTGTCCCGACTGCGCTTCATTCCGCCACAGGTAAAACTGCTAAAAAACCCGTGTGCAGTGTAGTGGAAAAGACCACTGAATTCTTTAGACACAGTCACTGGATACATAGTGATATTTAACAGTAAGTTTCGAGAAGTGCTGCTTCCTCTACTTAAATCCATGTAGCCTAAGGAGTTCAGCTACTGGCATAGTCAACTTTTAAATTCAGAGTGCGCAGATAAAATTTGGGCATTGGGCAGCAACAGTATCCGTACTTAACAGTTACGTTTTCTTATGTCTACTTAAATGTGGTTTACGTTTGCTggaaaatataaagtataagGTGCATTTATCTTAATAGCTACATGTTTTTGCTAAAGACTGCAAATAGCTTTGCCGTCGTAACCGTTAATTGTGAAAGGCGTGTGTGGGGTCTGTTCCAGAAAACGGGCCTTTGTAACGGGGCTGTTTACACCACATTAAACTCCATTCGcaggtgttgtgtttttgtctaaGGTTATATCCACCCTCTGTGAGTGTATTAGCATGCTGTCTGTTTGGTCTTCACAGCTCTGATTTCTAACCTGCTTATCTCATACAAATACAGTCAAGTGGTACAGTGTTCAGTTTCCATGCTAGCAGATATGCTGTCCTGAATGAGAAAAGCTTTGGCATGCAGGACTCTGAGGGGCCCGGTCAGCCCTGTTCTTTACCTAATCCTGTCAAATGGCCACAACAACAGCGATACTTTTGTTTGATTGCTCATGTGAACATTCTTCTCTAAACTCAGTGACTGCTGAAATCCCTCTAATCCAGACTCTGCTTACATCAGTGGCAGAAAGAAAGTTGTGTAGATGTCAGATAATTTGCACTTAAGTGTATTCCTTGTTTCCTGTGCACTTTTTGTAGTTTATTAAGTGGGTCACAGTTCCACTCTTTGTTCTGGCTTACAGAGTATCCTTTCATTTGGTTCATCTATTAATTCAATCACACATCATATCTGTCATTCCTGTGATTTACTCACTTGTTATAAACTTGGATGGAATGACACGCACTTTAGTTTGTGCGGCATCAAAGTATGTTGTCAGTTGAATCTGTTTATTTAGCAATCAGTTGGTTTGGATTTTGTCACATCGAGTTGCGTTTTCagtaatattttatgtttgaatgtttgcTCATCCTTTAAAAGTTTGCTGATTATGTTCTGCAGTTAACAGGTTAATAGCTAGATCAGTTTTGTCAACATAAATTCAGTAAATATTTCcatgttttaatcatttcaaatatttttcattctcaTAATATCTTTTCCTCGCTGCATCTGTTCTACACAGCTCTGTTGGATTCGGAGCACCATGTTCACAGAGGTGTTGGTTGCTCTGGTAATTGGAGGATTGATCTTCTTCCTGGTTCAGAGGAGCAGGACCCAGGTTCTGAAGACAGAGGATGGCTGGTGGAGGGCTGGAGAACCCCCCAGTGGTGGGGAGGACGTCACCATCCGTCCCTTTAAAGTCTCCACCAGTGATGAAGAGCTGGAGGTTAGATTAATCACTAATTAATTACttagtaattaattaatcactAAGGAGGCTGAAAAAATTGCGAGCACTCCTACatatcttcttttcttttctgccagGACCTGCACAGGAGGATAGACCAGACCCGTCCTGTTCCTTCACTAGAGGACAGCCAGTTTAATTATGGCTTCAACTCCCAGTACCTGGAGAAGGTGGTCTCATATTGGAGGAATGATTTCGACTGGAGAAGACAAGTTGACAAACTCAATAAATACCCCCATTTCAAAACCAACATCGAAGGTGAGACTGCACTGGTGTCACTAAACACATATATATCTATGGGATACACACTGATGAAGAACATATTATCCTGCCTCATTCTTATTCATTGAACATTCATCCAGGCATTGATATCCATTACCTGCACGTGAAGCCCAAGAATGTGCCAAAGGGAACCACTGCTATTCCTCTGATAATGGTTCATGGCTGGCCTGGATCCTTCTATGAGTTCTATGGGTTGATCCCTCTGCTAACAGAACCTTCTGACCCAGACAATCTTGTGTTTGAGGTGGTGTGTCCCTCCATTCCAGGATACGGTTTTTCAGAAGCACCACGTAAGAAAGGTGAGGCttgtaatttcttttctttctttcttttttttgaaagttCCCAGCTTCACTGAagagttttatgttttgtgttgcattaTACAATACTTAGCAAAGTTCAATAGCAAAGTTGGACATGAGATATAAAGAAAAACTACACCTGAATAAAGTATCACTTCTTTCAGGACCAGTGTAATGATATGCAgatcacatgcacatgcaaggCTAAAAAGATTGAGTGCAGCACATCATactgaaaaccacacacacactgacagggaaAACACTCAGCCCCACCACATACAACCAAGGGCCGAAACACTGACAAGCCTGTGAAGATGTACAGAAGGCTTTGTAGTTGTTGTGTCCTTTCTATCTCTTGCTTTGTGCTATGAATCAGTCACAGCCGTCACTTTTTGGCTTCAACCAGCCGTTTAATCTCATAACAACAGGTTCATATTATGTCTCTAACAACCACCCTAAAAGCAGTAAGCTCCAGAAATTGCtggagcacaaagacaaatacaaataattcaGCTAACTCTTGCTAAGCAAGTTGCACCACAGACATTTCTTATGAAGCTACAAACTAGCAAACACAGTTGGATGACGACTTCAGCGAGTTATTCGACAACAAACCATCACAGAAGCTTTTGTTATTGAATATGGAAGCTCTCTTGAACGTACCACCAGCAGAAACAACACTCTTAACGGcataaataaatttattttaatactttaGCTGTATTACAAATCACAGTGTTTGCTTCACACATCATATACTGATGGTCAGGCCCCAAGcctgtcttttgtcttcttaaAGGCTCATTGCTTTGGTTTGGTTCATAATACAGCTAATTTTCTGCAAGCTCCATTCCATGTTGATGTggaaatagtgtgtgtgtgtgtgtgtgtgtgagaacaggtTTTGATTCAGTTTGTGCTGCACGCATCTTCCACAAACTGATGAAGCGTCTGGGCTTCCAGCAGTTCTACGCTCATGGCGGAGACTGGGGCTGGCTGGTCACCACCAATATGGCTCAGCTGGAGCCCAAGTAAGATGCACAAGAACTTCCTCAACACTTGATACTGTTTTACATCATTCAGAAAGCTAGCTCCATGCAGTTCACTTTTTtggtaaatatttaaataatatatcACTAAACTgccctgtgttttcttttgtttgtttctcttcaggACCGTTAAAGGCTTGCATGTGAACTTTGCACCGCCCTCCAAGCCAGGGCTGTCCATTGCTTTATCCACCATGCTCGGCCGTCACTTCCCCAAGCTGTTTGGTTTCACTGACATGGATATTCAGCGTCTCTTCCCTGCCATGGAGAAACTGGTGGTGGAGACAATCAAAGAGTCTGGCTACATGCACATCCAGGCCACCAAGCCTGACACCGTGGGTAAGGACCCAAGGCCCACTTTAACAGATTTGGAACTCGAGATCATACCCTCTTGTGTCAATTTAGACACATttaactgacagaaacacaatgcCAGGATCATGTGTGATCTGTGTGTAAGCAGTGCTCGCAAAGGGCATTTATAAAACAGACCCCAACAGCAGAAGCACATCCACATAGTGGAAGTTTTTACTTAGTATAGTAAGCAAGTAGGCATGATCATCAGATAAAAAGTGAGCATTAATATAATGATATTGAGCTCCATTATCACTAAGACTGCAAGCAGCTGGCAGTAGAGAACAAGCGGTTATTTGATAgagttaaaaaatatttctgtgttgctTGAATCatcaaatttgaatttgaagatCAAAGAAACGAGACGAGCTGTCATGTATGTGTGACTCTGTGGGTgcacttttttgtgtttctgcagctgtgagaAAAATGTTCATACACCTCTGGACTGGCTCCAGCAGGGCTCAGTGAATAGTCTTTCATAGTCAACATATCAATAGTGATTTGTTATTTAGTTACAGTTAATTATTTCTCACCAGCAAATACATAAATCAGATCATTTCTGACTCTGAATTTGCCCTCAGGTCGAGGACTGAATGATTCTCCAGTGGGTCTGGCTGCCTACATTCTGGAGAAGTTCTCCACATGGACAAACAATGACTTCAGGAACCTGGAAGATGGAGGACTCACCAGGTAAATAGCACAGAACAGGACAGAACAGAGTGGTTGCTGGTATTTGTCACCACCAAATCCCTTATGCATATGGTCTCAAACTATCACATACGACCAAGTTTGAAATATCCTCAGAAGTAGTGGCATAAAATGGTGTTGTTTTGGAAAAGTTTCACTAAGTCAGATTTGTCCCCATTTCCATATCATGCAAATGCAAAGCATATTGATGAATGATGTGTTCCTATAGTGGTGTTCATGGTGTCTTGCAGGAAGTTCTCCCTGGACGATCTGCTGACTAATGTGATGATCTATTGGACATCTGGCTGCATCGTCTCCTCTATGAGGTTCTACAAGGAAAACTTTGGCAAAGGCCTCAACCAGCCTCACGCGAAGTGAGTAAGACCTATGAGTCTAATATGACCAGTTGGTTATATTTCCATTGTTATGGTGCTTAAAGAACAGAGGCACCTTGACCTATAAAATATGGATAGAGCTTCCAAgtttgaaaagtgaagccagtgcTGAAGTAAGTAAAATTTGAATTCCTTCTAATGAccagcaaatgtgtgtgtccactggtttcaaaaagaagtctgacTGTAGGTAAGCATATGAGAAAACGACCCGacttctcatttcatttgttacctcagtaaacagttaaTGGTCTCAGTCACCAGTttgaagccttttttttaatacagcaCAATGTTCATTGAGTAAATTGTGGTTccatttagagtaaaacagATGATAAAGGCTACCTTGTGATTGACAAGTGGCTACCACATTGTACTCCTGGGTTCTAAGCCACATCCAATCAGTATGGAGATGTAGCATAGTAGCAGCCCCTCGCCTACACCTCTGTCCAatcatgttgaaatgttgatgaACTAGTTTCACATGCTGCGGGTTTCTAATAGCACTTAAAATTGTAAGATGTAACATTTCAGCATTAAAGGGGACATGTTATACCCCTTTTCcaaaagttattacagttcCCTGTGGTCTTCATGAAATGTCTGTGACCAAAATACGACACTGATGAAGCGCGCAAACCCCCCGGGAAAAACATAGGTACCGTAGAAAACGCGTCTCTGCAGTCCTACATGCCCTACAAGAAGAGGCGCTTGAGGAACCTCAGGAACGGAACTGAGGATACAGCAGGATGCCTCTTAATGGTTAGTTATTAACTTTATGTCACTTGGATATTTTTTTGTACGTTTGTGCACTGGCCACATATGACCATGCTAGCTGTTGTGCGTACAACCCACTGCTAGTGACTCTAGTATGTTTATAGTAAGTTTATGTAATGCTATCAAAAGCTAGACTTATGGTATTTATATAAATGCATATAAATTAAGGCAAACATCATTAAGCTGTTCCTATTACATTAATAAAGCTCAAGCATTGTAGATATTAGCCCGTCATGTTTCCTTGCTTATAGTACTGGACAACGGGCCAATCAGGGGTTGTAGGAATGTCTGCCAACATCTTATATCTATTAGTAGTGTGTAACTACGTTTACCAGTTATCATAGCATTTTAATATTGTAGCCTGAGAATGTCTGTTGCAGCAAGCTGCCACAGATAATAGGAATGCCAGGTGAACTAATTTGTAATCATGCAGTTATCTTCTCTGTCAAtctttttcacttcatttttgtatatttaataGGTTACAAGAAGATTACAACAGCTTCAGACCGAACCAGCATGCATGGTGGATCATCCTGGCCtcatgtgtttgaatgtgttgtcaCTCCAGAAAGCATTTAACATCTGCAAACCGAACTTTGGGCCTTTACATCTGAGAGCAATAGAGCAGTAAGTTATTATTGCAATACAAATATGTGTGGAGGAAGGTAATATCACAAGTggttctgtctgcctgtgtggtGCTGCGCATGTGCCACAGGCTGGAAGCTAGAAAACCGTCTCAAGGTTGAGGTCCAGCAGCTCATCGGTGTAATctgtaatataaaataacaaGAGTCCATATTCTTTGTGAAATTGGACTTAGACATaaacttcactttattgatccctttaGACGATTCCCTCGGGGAAATTGAATTTCCAGCAGCTTATAAAGTAAGGAAGCAGCACACAGGGCagtttgcaaacaacaacaaacaacaactattTGCAAACAGGTATCATAACAAGATAAACTCTTTGCTAAATATAGAAAACAGATAagaatataataaaaaataaaataaatatcaagaACTATATATGGCAAATTATAGACAACTGTATATGGCTAATTAAATCATTGCACAGTGAGTGGCTACCACTCCTTCCCTTCTGTCCTCTGTATATTATTTGCTCCTCGTCCCCACTAGCGAGGAGTTGTAAAGCCTGATGGCATGAGGAACAAAGGAGTTCTTAAGTCTGTTGGTCCTACACTTGGGAAAGGAGCAGACTTTCACTGAACAGACTCCTCTGGTTGCTAATGACGATGTGCAGGGGGTGGTTGGCATTGTCCATAATATCCAGCAGTTTGTCCAGTGTCCTAATCTCTGCCATCGTCACCAGAGAGTCCAGCTTCATGCCGACCACAGAGCCGGCCCGCCTGATCAGTTTTTCCAGTCTTGATGTGTCCTTCTTGGATGTGCTGCCCcccccagcacaccacagtgTGAAAGAGGACACTGGCAACCACACACTGCTAAAACATCCATAGCAGTTTGCTGCAAATGTTGAAAGACCACAGTCTCTTTAGGAATTATAACCTGCTTTGTGTCTTCCCATACAGGTGGCTGGTGTGGGTTGTCTAGTCCAGTTTATTATCCAGCCACAGCCCGAGGTATTTGTATGACTCCACAACCTCCACTTCAGCTCCCTGTAGCAGGACTGGTCGCGGTCTTGGTGTGGACCTCCCAAAGTCAATGACCAGCTCCTTCATCTTAGAGGTGTTGCGCTGTAGGTGGATAGTGTGACACCAGACAGCAAAGTCCCCCACCAGACTCCGATACTCCGCCTCTCTGTCATCCCTGATGCAcccaacaatggctgagtcgtcgGCGTACTTCTGTATGTGACACAGCTCCAAGTTGTAACAGAGGTCCATGGTGTACAGGGTGAAGAGAAGAGAGGCCAGCACTGTACCCTGGGGGGCTCCAGTGCTGCTGACCACAGTGTCAGACAGGGTGTCCTTCAGCCTGACGTACTGTGGCCTGTCAGTGAGGTAGGTGGAGATCCAGTTCACAAGGTAAGCTTCCACTCCCATCCTGTTCAGTTCGTCTCAAAGCATAAGGGGCTGGGTGGTATTAAAAGCACTGAAGAAGTCCAAGAGGAGAATCCTCACTATGCCGCTTCCCTTACCCAGATGGGAGTGGACTCGGTGTAGCAGGTGGAGGATGGCATCCTCCACACCAACACCTGGCTGGTATGTTGCACCATGTTTTGCCTGTTGTATAATGCCTGTCTGTACATTATATGACTTTGTGAAATTTTCAATAAAAGCTTGTTAAACTTACAGAAAGTTAGTTGTGCTTTCACTGGCTTTGCAGTGCATTTTCCTTTCTTGGATTTTGGGACATTGACTCCAAAAAGTGGATCATTCACTGATGTTGTTGCTTAGGAACAGCCAGTATTTTTGTTGAAGTGCAGGACTTTCAGGTGTCACAGAAGCAATTAAACAATGCATACATAAATGCTGATCTACCTCAGTTTATCCCACATGGCATAAACCATGTAAAGCAATGCCTGCACAATGGAGTAAAAACAAATAGATATCCCAAATTATTCTATTAGAATTTTCCAATATTTACAGTTATGTTTTTGGGACAATGCAAGGTTTAGTAAGTAATAAAGTGACAAATCTGTTTCATTCTTCCCCATTCTTTACAAAGCATACACAATGAACAGTTAAAGCATTATCATTGCTAAAACATACTTATTATCTTGTACAGACAGCAGCATACATCCATGACAGCTTCAAAAAACACTCCCCATCACAACATAAACTAGGAACAATAATCCTATTGTTACAGAAGCAAGAAAAACACTACTGACGATACtaatcacacagcagcttgaGAGCGAAACGCTACTCGCTGATCTTTCTAGTCTAGAAACCTGAATGCACAGACTAACAGGCAGCTCAGCAAGTGAAATGGGCCGGATCCTAAATAAATTAGTGATTGCACTGCTGTAGCTATATTACATTCAGTTTGCTCTGAGGCTGATGTGTCCGCTcattacaaaacaaatgcacacagttttatacatacatatatggTGCTAGCTGTctgataatattaaaaaatggGTGAAAAGCTCATTTTCCCCGAgcacaacatgctaacattattCACTTCCAATAACCTGAATGCAAGTACTCTATATTACTGCTATGGATACATATAAGACGGTGACGGGGGTGAAACGGGCTCTGTGATTCACTGCAGGAATTTCTTGTGAATCTCAGTTAAGTCAGTGACAAAGCTGTTAGCTCGATTACTTTTTAAATacttacattttctttgtctgcagTTTTACCACAGACAGTTGGTACTGGGAGATTATTCAAATGTGCCTTCTCCCTACAtaaggagggggggggggattctAAACGGTTC
Encoded here:
- the ephx1 gene encoding epoxide hydrolase 1, which produces MFTEVLVALVIGGLIFFLVQRSRTQVLKTEDGWWRAGEPPSGGEDVTIRPFKVSTSDEELEDLHRRIDQTRPVPSLEDSQFNYGFNSQYLEKVVSYWRNDFDWRRQVDKLNKYPHFKTNIEGIDIHYLHVKPKNVPKGTTAIPLIMVHGWPGSFYEFYGLIPLLTEPSDPDNLVFEVVCPSIPGYGFSEAPRKKGFDSVCAARIFHKLMKRLGFQQFYAHGGDWGWLVTTNMAQLEPKTVKGLHVNFAPPSKPGLSIALSTMLGRHFPKLFGFTDMDIQRLFPAMEKLVVETIKESGYMHIQATKPDTVGRGLNDSPVGLAAYILEKFSTWTNNDFRNLEDGGLTRKFSLDDLLTNVMIYWTSGCIVSSMRFYKENFGKGLNQPHAKMQVYVPTGFACFPNELLHMPKLWVKQKYRKLLTFTPMARGGHFAAMEEPQLMAEDIQNFTKIVEKKKKK